In Kitasatospora sp. NBC_00240, the following are encoded in one genomic region:
- a CDS encoding glycerate kinase, which yields MPATPTQGHVVVAPDKFKGTLEGAEVAARIAAGIRRGAPGVEVRELPVADGGEGTLAAALAAGFTRVPAKVAGPTGLPVDAAIAVKGDTAVVELAQSSGLARLPGGRTAPLAAGSYGVGQLIGRAVSLGARRIVLGLGGSACTDGGAGMVQALGVGLYDAEGAELAPGGAALRRLARIDLGPLADSLTGVEVVVACDVDNPLLGARGATAVYGPQKGADAADLLILEEGLTRFADVVGESTGRDFRGAPGAGAAGGVGYAALALLGATMRPGIELMLELLGFDEAVRGARLVVTGEGCLDAQTLHGKAPAGVAAAATRAGVRVAAVAGRLELAENEWRAAGFVAAYALTALAEQPGDSMTKAAELSEVAGERLAAALLAG from the coding sequence ATGCCCGCCACCCCCACCCAGGGCCATGTCGTCGTCGCCCCCGACAAGTTCAAGGGCACGCTGGAGGGCGCCGAGGTCGCCGCCCGGATCGCGGCCGGCATCCGCCGCGGCGCCCCCGGCGTCGAGGTCCGCGAGCTGCCCGTCGCCGACGGCGGCGAGGGCACCCTGGCCGCCGCGCTGGCGGCCGGCTTCACCCGCGTCCCGGCCAAGGTGGCCGGCCCGACCGGCCTGCCGGTGGACGCCGCGATCGCCGTCAAGGGCGACACCGCCGTGGTCGAGCTGGCCCAGTCCTCCGGGCTGGCCCGGCTCCCCGGCGGGCGGACCGCGCCGCTGGCCGCCGGCTCCTACGGGGTCGGCCAGCTGATCGGCCGGGCCGTCTCGCTCGGCGCCAGGCGGATCGTGCTGGGCCTCGGCGGCAGCGCCTGCACCGACGGCGGCGCCGGCATGGTCCAGGCGCTCGGCGTCGGCCTGTACGACGCCGAGGGCGCGGAGCTCGCGCCCGGCGGGGCCGCGCTGCGCAGGCTGGCCCGGATCGACCTCGGGCCCCTCGCGGACTCGCTGACCGGGGTGGAGGTCGTGGTCGCCTGCGACGTCGACAACCCGCTGCTCGGCGCCCGTGGCGCGACGGCCGTGTACGGCCCGCAGAAGGGCGCCGACGCCGCGGACCTGCTGATCCTGGAGGAGGGCCTGACCCGCTTCGCCGACGTGGTCGGCGAGAGCACCGGGCGGGACTTCCGGGGCGCCCCCGGCGCCGGGGCCGCAGGCGGGGTCGGCTACGCCGCCCTGGCCCTGCTCGGCGCCACCATGCGGCCCGGCATCGAGCTGATGCTCGAACTGCTGGGCTTCGACGAGGCCGTGCGTGGGGCACGCCTCGTCGTGACAGGCGAGGGCTGCCTGGACGCGCAGACGCTCCATGGCAAGGCCCCCGCCGGCGTTGCCGCGGCGGCCACCCGGGCGGGGGTTCGGGTGGCCGCTGTGGCAGGGCGTCTGGAGCTGGCGGAGAACGAGTGGCGGGCGGCGGGGTTCGTCGCTGCGTACGCGCTCACCGCACTGGCCGAGCAGCCCGGCGACAGCATGACCAAGGCGGCGGAGCTGTCCGAGGTCGCGGGCGAGCGGCTGGCCGCCGCGTTGCTGGCCGGTTGA
- the uraH gene encoding hydroxyisourate hydrolase → MTGISTHVLDTSLGHPAEGVPVELALHTEGGWKVLGTSATDSDGRAKDLPAVEAGSVVRLLFDTAAYYAAKSDEAPFFPEVSIVFTVAPAQHHYHVPLLLNPFGYSVYRGS, encoded by the coding sequence ATGACTGGCATCTCCACGCATGTGCTCGACACCAGCCTCGGCCACCCGGCCGAGGGTGTCCCGGTCGAGCTCGCACTGCACACCGAGGGTGGCTGGAAGGTGCTCGGCACCTCCGCCACGGACTCCGACGGCCGGGCCAAGGACCTGCCGGCCGTGGAGGCGGGCTCGGTCGTCCGGCTCCTCTTCGACACCGCCGCCTACTACGCGGCGAAGTCGGACGAGGCGCCGTTCTTCCCCGAGGTCTCGATCGTCTTCACGGTCGCGCCCGCGCAGCACCACTACCACGTGCCGCTGCTGCTCAACCCGTTCGGATACTCGGTCTACCGCGGAAGCTAG
- the allB gene encoding allantoinase AllB, whose amino-acid sequence MPLSETPHPDGPAVIRSRRVVLPDGERPADVLIQGGRIEQIAAHGSLLAGDQHLTDLGDTALLPGLVDTHVHVNEPGRTEWEGFATATRAAAAGGVTTVIDMPLNSVPPTTTVAGLEAKRKTAEGQAWIDLGFWGGAIPGNTGDLEPLHTAGVFGFKSFLAPSGVDEFPHVEPADLERALTEQARIGALAIIHAEDPAVLEAAPQQPGVHYRDFLASRPDDAETTAVARLLDTARRTGARVHILHVSSAAVLPLLRQARADGVRVTAETCPHYLTLAAEEVPDGDTAFKCCPPIRDESNRDALWAALAAGEFIAVVSDHSPSTPDLKLLKEYGGSGDFAAAWGGIASLQLGLPAIWTEARKRGHSLSDVVRWMSAGPASLVGLTGTKGAIAVGNDADLVAFDPDGEFAVRAAALHHRNPVTPYAGRTLTGAVRTTWLRGRVVDVDGEPFGRQITRS is encoded by the coding sequence ATGCCCCTCAGCGAGACGCCGCACCCCGACGGCCCCGCGGTGATCCGCTCCCGCCGTGTCGTCCTCCCCGACGGCGAGCGTCCCGCTGACGTGCTGATCCAGGGCGGCCGGATCGAGCAGATCGCCGCCCACGGCTCGCTGCTCGCCGGCGACCAGCACCTCACCGACCTCGGCGACACCGCCCTGCTCCCCGGCCTGGTCGACACCCACGTCCACGTCAACGAGCCCGGCCGCACCGAGTGGGAGGGCTTCGCCACCGCCACCCGGGCCGCCGCCGCCGGCGGCGTCACCACCGTCATCGACATGCCGCTGAACTCCGTCCCGCCGACCACCACGGTCGCGGGCCTGGAGGCCAAGCGGAAGACCGCCGAGGGCCAGGCCTGGATCGACCTCGGGTTCTGGGGCGGCGCGATCCCCGGCAACACCGGCGACCTGGAGCCGCTGCACACCGCCGGCGTCTTCGGCTTCAAGAGCTTCCTGGCCCCCTCCGGTGTGGACGAGTTCCCGCACGTCGAGCCGGCCGACCTGGAGAGAGCCCTCACCGAGCAGGCCAGGATCGGTGCGCTGGCGATCATCCACGCCGAGGACCCGGCCGTCCTGGAGGCCGCCCCCCAGCAGCCCGGCGTGCACTACCGCGACTTCCTCGCCTCCCGCCCCGACGACGCGGAGACCACCGCCGTCGCCCGACTGCTCGACACCGCCCGCCGCACCGGCGCCCGGGTGCACATCCTGCACGTCTCCTCCGCCGCCGTGCTGCCGCTGCTGCGGCAGGCCCGCGCGGACGGCGTCCGGGTGACCGCCGAGACCTGCCCGCACTACCTCACCCTCGCGGCCGAGGAGGTGCCGGACGGCGACACCGCCTTCAAGTGCTGCCCGCCGATCCGCGACGAGTCCAACCGCGACGCCCTCTGGGCGGCCCTGGCCGCCGGTGAGTTCATCGCCGTCGTCTCCGACCACTCGCCGTCCACACCGGACCTCAAGCTGCTCAAGGAGTACGGCGGCAGCGGCGACTTCGCCGCCGCCTGGGGCGGCATCGCCTCCCTCCAGCTCGGCCTGCCGGCCATCTGGACCGAGGCCCGCAAGCGCGGCCACAGCCTCTCGGACGTGGTCCGCTGGATGTCCGCCGGGCCCGCCTCGCTGGTCGGCCTCACCGGCACCAAGGGCGCCATCGCGGTCGGGAACGACGCCGACCTGGTCGCCTTCGACCCGGACGGCGAGTTCGCCGTGCGCGCCGCCGCGCTGCACCACCGCAACCCCGTGACCCCGTACGCGGGCCGGACCCTGACCGGCGCCGTCCGCACCACCTGGCTCCGCGGCCGGGTGGTGGACGTGGACGGCGAGCCGTTCGGTCGTCAGATCACCCGTTCCTGA
- a CDS encoding nucleobase:cation symporter-2 family protein: MPQTRSGTPSGPGIHPVDELLPPVRLISTGLQHVAAMYAGVVAPPLIVGAGVGLSPAELALLISASLFTAGLATLLQTLGFWKIGARMPFVNGVSFAGVAPMIAIAEEHGPKDALPVIFGAVIVAGLLCFLAAPYFCKLIRFFPPVVQGTVITLIGVSLLPVAVNWARGGAPGAPGFGSMRAIGLAAFTLVAVVLCNRLLRGFWQQLSLLVGLAIGTLLAFPLGLADFGAVQDAKVFALPSPFHFGAPMFDAAAIVSLCIVMVVSMTESTADMLALGKIVDREADEQTLAAGLRADGLATAISPVFNGFAASAFAQNIGLVALTRIRSRFVVAAGGGILILLGLFPVLGSLVSLVPQPVLGGAGIVLFGTVAASGIRTLAEAGMESSANTVLVSVSLGVGIIPIAAPTFYDAFPEAVRTLMHSGISAGCVMAVLLNLLFHHAGAARRSTTGDTPGATAPTATPS; encoded by the coding sequence GTGCCGCAGACCCGATCCGGCACACCGTCCGGCCCGGGGATCCACCCCGTGGACGAGCTGCTGCCCCCGGTGAGACTCATCTCCACCGGACTCCAGCACGTCGCCGCGATGTACGCGGGCGTAGTCGCGCCCCCGCTCATCGTCGGCGCCGGCGTGGGACTCTCCCCCGCCGAGCTCGCCCTGCTCATCTCGGCCAGCCTGTTCACCGCCGGACTGGCCACCCTGCTCCAGACCCTGGGCTTCTGGAAGATCGGCGCCCGGATGCCGTTCGTGAACGGCGTCTCGTTCGCCGGCGTCGCGCCCATGATCGCGATAGCCGAGGAGCACGGCCCGAAGGACGCCCTTCCGGTGATCTTCGGGGCGGTGATCGTCGCGGGGCTCCTGTGCTTCCTCGCGGCACCGTACTTCTGCAAACTGATCAGATTCTTCCCACCGGTCGTGCAAGGCACCGTGATCACCCTCATCGGGGTCTCGCTGCTGCCGGTGGCGGTGAACTGGGCCCGTGGCGGCGCTCCCGGCGCCCCCGGTTTCGGTTCGATGCGGGCCATCGGCCTCGCCGCGTTCACCCTCGTCGCGGTGGTGCTCTGCAACCGGCTGCTCCGGGGCTTCTGGCAGCAGCTCTCCCTGCTCGTCGGCCTGGCGATCGGTACCCTGCTCGCCTTCCCGCTGGGTCTGGCCGACTTCGGCGCGGTCCAGGACGCGAAGGTCTTCGCGCTCCCGTCCCCGTTCCACTTCGGCGCCCCCATGTTCGACGCGGCGGCGATCGTCTCGCTCTGCATCGTGATGGTGGTCTCGATGACCGAGTCCACCGCGGACATGCTGGCCCTCGGGAAGATCGTCGACCGTGAGGCCGACGAGCAGACCCTGGCCGCCGGCCTGCGGGCGGACGGCCTGGCCACCGCCATCAGCCCGGTCTTCAACGGCTTCGCGGCCAGCGCCTTCGCCCAGAACATCGGGCTGGTCGCACTGACCAGGATCCGCAGCCGCTTCGTGGTCGCGGCCGGCGGCGGCATCCTGATCCTGCTCGGGCTCTTCCCCGTGCTCGGATCGCTGGTCTCCCTGGTACCGCAGCCCGTCCTGGGCGGCGCCGGGATCGTGCTCTTCGGCACGGTCGCGGCGAGCGGCATCCGCACCCTCGCGGAGGCCGGCATGGAGTCCAGCGCGAACACCGTCCTGGTGTCCGTCTCGCTCGGGGTCGGGATCATCCCGATCGCGGCACCCACGTTCTACGACGCCTTCCCGGAGGCCGTCCGGACCCT
- a CDS encoding 2-hydroxy-3-oxopropionate reductase: MSASRKIAFIGLGIMGSPMAANLVKAGHTVTGYNLQQPAIDALVAAGGKGAASIAEAVADAEVVITMVPADPHVLQVILGEGGVLENVKAGTLVIDMSSITPQTSIKVAAAAKEKGVRTLDAPVSGGEAGAVEAVLSIMVGGDDAADFAEAKPIFDALGTTVVHVGPAGAGQTVKAANQLIVAVNIQVLAEAVVFLENAGVDLAAALDVLGGGLAGSTVLNRKKGNMLNREFAPGFRIDLHHKDMGIVTDAARAVGAALPVGAVVAQLVASARANGDGSLDHSALLRGVERLSGRAVA; the protein is encoded by the coding sequence ATGAGCGCCTCCCGCAAGATCGCCTTCATCGGCCTCGGCATCATGGGCAGCCCGATGGCCGCCAACCTGGTCAAGGCCGGCCACACCGTCACCGGCTACAACCTCCAGCAGCCCGCGATCGACGCCCTGGTGGCGGCCGGCGGCAAGGGCGCGGCGAGCATCGCCGAGGCCGTGGCCGACGCCGAGGTCGTCATCACGATGGTCCCCGCCGACCCGCACGTCCTGCAGGTCATCCTCGGTGAGGGCGGTGTGCTGGAGAACGTCAAGGCCGGCACCCTGGTGATCGACATGTCCAGCATCACCCCGCAGACCTCGATCAAGGTCGCGGCCGCCGCCAAGGAGAAGGGCGTCCGCACCCTGGACGCACCGGTCTCCGGCGGCGAGGCCGGCGCCGTCGAGGCGGTGCTCTCGATCATGGTCGGTGGCGACGACGCCGCGGACTTCGCCGAGGCCAAGCCGATCTTCGACGCGCTCGGCACCACCGTGGTCCACGTCGGCCCGGCCGGCGCCGGCCAGACCGTCAAGGCCGCCAACCAGCTCATCGTGGCCGTCAACATCCAGGTCCTGGCCGAGGCCGTGGTCTTCCTGGAGAACGCCGGCGTCGACCTCGCCGCGGCGCTCGACGTCCTCGGCGGCGGCCTGGCCGGCTCGACCGTGCTGAACCGCAAGAAGGGCAACATGCTGAACCGCGAGTTCGCTCCCGGCTTCCGCATCGACCTGCACCACAAGGACATGGGCATCGTCACCGACGCCGCCCGCGCGGTGGGCGCGGCCCTGCCGGTCGGCGCCGTCGTCGCCCAGCTGGTCGCGTCCGCCCGGGCCAACGGCGACGGCTCGCTCGACCACTCCGCGCTGCTGCGCGGCGTCGAGCGCCTCTCCGGCCGCGCGGTGGCCTGA
- a CDS encoding thiamine-binding protein — MRLMVEFTTEPFELDTFPEHAVAARRVVDEAGLAVAVGPFGTGAEGEAQQVLDAVTKLLRETLDAGATRISVQVSVLDDDKTPEGVGTQ; from the coding sequence GTGCGATTGATGGTGGAGTTCACGACAGAACCGTTCGAGCTGGACACGTTTCCCGAGCACGCGGTGGCGGCCCGGCGAGTGGTCGACGAGGCCGGCCTGGCCGTCGCCGTCGGCCCCTTCGGCACCGGCGCCGAAGGTGAGGCCCAGCAGGTGCTGGACGCCGTCACCAAGCTGCTGCGCGAGACGCTGGACGCCGGGGCGACCCGGATCTCCGTCCAGGTGAGCGTCCTCGACGACGACAAGACCCCGGAAGGAGTGGGTACGCAGTGA
- the pucL gene encoding factor-independent urate hydroxylase has protein sequence MAHVLGQNQYGKAENRIVRVYRDSTRHEIKDLNVSVALSGDLDDVHLTGSNANCLPTDTTKNTVFAFAKEYGIESAEQFGITLAKHFVDNNEPIHRARIRIEEYTWDRIKTPDNSARFIGSEEVGHSFVRNGGETRTCEIVYDGETVQVISGLKDLVVMNSTNSEFWGYIKDKYTTLQEAYDRILATQVTARWKYGFTGKDDEAQPNWNRSYTHVRRHMLEAFAETYSYSLQQTLHSMGTRVLNNRSEVDEVRLELPNKHHFLVDLAPFGLKNDNEVYYAADRMYGLIEGTVHREGVVPVIPVA, from the coding sequence ATGGCCCACGTGCTCGGTCAGAACCAGTACGGCAAGGCGGAGAACCGCATCGTCCGCGTCTACCGTGACAGCACCCGTCACGAGATCAAGGACCTGAACGTCTCGGTCGCCCTCTCCGGCGACCTCGACGACGTCCACCTCACCGGCTCCAACGCCAACTGCCTGCCCACCGACACCACCAAGAACACCGTCTTCGCCTTCGCGAAGGAGTACGGGATCGAGTCGGCGGAGCAGTTCGGCATCACGCTGGCGAAGCACTTCGTGGACAACAACGAGCCGATCCACCGCGCCCGGATCCGGATCGAGGAGTACACCTGGGACCGGATCAAGACCCCGGACAACTCCGCCCGCTTCATCGGCTCGGAGGAGGTCGGCCACTCGTTCGTCCGCAACGGCGGCGAGACCCGCACCTGCGAGATCGTCTACGACGGTGAGACCGTCCAGGTGATCTCGGGCCTCAAGGACCTCGTCGTGATGAACTCCACCAACTCGGAGTTCTGGGGCTACATCAAGGACAAGTACACCACCCTCCAGGAGGCGTACGACCGGATCCTCGCCACCCAGGTGACGGCCCGCTGGAAGTACGGCTTCACCGGCAAGGACGACGAGGCCCAGCCGAACTGGAACCGCTCGTACACCCACGTACGGCGGCACATGCTGGAGGCGTTCGCGGAGACCTACTCCTACTCGCTGCAGCAGACCCTGCACTCGATGGGCACCCGGGTCCTCAACAACCGCTCCGAGGTGGACGAAGTCCGCCTGGAGCTGCCCAACAAGCACCACTTCCTCGTCGACCTGGCGCCCTTCGGCCTCAAGAACGACAACGAGGTGTACTACGCCGCGGACCGCATGTACGGCCTGATCGAAGGCACCGTGCACCGCGAGGGCGTCGTCCCGGTCATCCCGGTCGCCTGA
- the uraD gene encoding 2-oxo-4-hydroxy-4-carboxy-5-ureidoimidazoline decarboxylase produces MTNHPPASSPPAPDEATGALRALEAAPAAELEKTLLEICSSPRWAAAVAAARPWSDVKTLLAANAAAMAALTVPDLADAMAGHARIGKPKAGDATSEREQAGIQGVDTALLADLQEANDAYEAKFGHVFLICATGRTAATMLASLRERFPHDAATEAEIVRGELRKINDIRINRLLDEPPV; encoded by the coding sequence GTGACCAACCACCCCCCAGCGTCCAGCCCTCCGGCGCCGGACGAAGCCACCGGCGCCCTCCGGGCACTGGAGGCCGCCCCGGCCGCCGAGCTGGAGAAGACCCTGCTGGAGATCTGCTCCAGCCCCCGATGGGCCGCCGCCGTCGCAGCGGCGCGGCCCTGGTCCGACGTCAAGACCCTGCTCGCCGCCAACGCGGCGGCCATGGCCGCACTGACGGTCCCCGACCTCGCCGACGCCATGGCGGGCCACGCCCGGATCGGCAAGCCCAAGGCGGGCGACGCCACCTCCGAGCGCGAGCAGGCCGGCATCCAGGGCGTCGACACCGCCCTCCTGGCCGACCTGCAGGAGGCCAACGACGCCTACGAGGCGAAGTTCGGCCATGTCTTCCTGATCTGCGCGACCGGCCGCACCGCGGCCACCATGCTCGCCTCCCTCCGCGAGCGGTTCCCCCACGACGCCGCCACCGAGGCGGAGATCGTCCGGGGCGAACTGCGCAAGATCAACGACATCCGGATCAACCGCCTGTTGGACGAACCACCCGTCTGA
- a CDS encoding TIM barrel protein produces the protein MIDVTAASQHAFLNGRATVNLSILFSELPLLERPAAAAAAGFTAAELWWPFGAEHTPAEAELDALRKAFTDAGVQLTGLNFLDDLTKGARGTVSVPAEKERFRENIAVSVSLAESLGTKALNALYGNRVEGVEAAEQDELALENLVLAARAAHGIGAILLIEALNKPESPDYPLVTAAAAVEIVDKVNAATGLGNAKFLADFYHLAKNGEDFAAVIDAYADRFGHVQIADNPGRGEPGTGDLDFEDLFARLAAAGYTGRVGLEYRPSTGVSADSFEWLPRELRAAN, from the coding sequence GTGATTGACGTGACTGCCGCCTCCCAGCACGCGTTTCTGAACGGACGCGCCACGGTCAACCTGTCGATCCTGTTCAGCGAGCTTCCGCTGCTGGAGCGCCCGGCCGCCGCCGCTGCCGCCGGCTTCACCGCCGCCGAGCTCTGGTGGCCCTTCGGCGCGGAGCACACCCCCGCCGAGGCCGAGCTGGACGCGCTCCGCAAGGCCTTCACCGACGCGGGTGTGCAGCTCACCGGCCTCAACTTCCTGGACGACCTCACCAAGGGCGCCCGCGGCACCGTCTCCGTCCCGGCCGAGAAGGAGCGCTTCCGCGAGAACATCGCGGTCAGCGTCTCGCTCGCCGAGTCGCTCGGCACCAAGGCGCTGAACGCCCTCTACGGCAACCGGGTCGAGGGCGTGGAGGCGGCCGAGCAGGACGAGCTCGCGTTGGAGAACCTGGTGCTCGCGGCCCGGGCCGCCCACGGCATCGGCGCGATCCTGCTGATCGAGGCCCTCAACAAGCCCGAGTCGCCGGACTACCCGCTGGTCACCGCGGCCGCCGCGGTCGAGATCGTCGACAAGGTGAACGCCGCGACCGGCCTCGGCAACGCCAAGTTCCTCGCGGACTTCTACCACCTGGCCAAGAACGGCGAGGACTTCGCCGCCGTCATCGACGCCTACGCCGACCGCTTCGGCCACGTGCAGATCGCCGACAACCCGGGCCGGGGCGAGCCCGGCACCGGCGACCTCGACTTCGAGGACCTCTTCGCCCGCCTCGCCGCCGCCGGCTACACCGGCCGCGTCGGCCTGGAGTACCGCCCCTCGACCGGCGTCAGCGCCGACAGCTTCGAGTGGCTGCCCCGCGAGCTGCGTGCCGCGAACTAA
- a CDS encoding helix-turn-helix domain-containing protein, which translates to MSNALEHPLATAIKPLLDAVGATPVPVDEAKSDDVLLEWDGAPAIAVRLPHLSSALDRLLAEMTRQFDGRPLDELDRWEKQRVVALLEERGAFTVRHGVETVAAALGVSRFTVYNYLNRQDGSKSG; encoded by the coding sequence GTGAGCAACGCACTGGAACACCCGCTCGCCACGGCGATAAAGCCGCTGCTCGACGCGGTCGGCGCGACCCCGGTACCGGTCGACGAGGCCAAGTCCGACGACGTCCTGCTGGAGTGGGACGGCGCCCCGGCCATCGCCGTACGGCTGCCGCACCTGAGCAGTGCGCTGGACCGCCTGCTGGCCGAGATGACCCGCCAGTTCGACGGCCGCCCGCTGGACGAACTGGACCGCTGGGAGAAGCAGCGGGTCGTCGCCCTGCTGGAGGAACGCGGCGCGTTCACCGTCCGACACGGCGTGGAGACGGTTGCCGCCGCGCTCGGCGTGAGCCGCTTCACGGTGTACAACTACCTCAACCGCCAGGACGGTTCGAAGTCCGGCTGA